In Deferribacter autotrophicus, the sequence TTTTACCTCTTTATGAGTTTTATGATGTATTAAAAGATGTCGCATGGGATTTTAAAGATGAGAATATTATAAGGTTTATAGACAGGTTTAGTGGCAAATCGATGGTTCTCCGCCCGGATTTTACGCCGCAGGTATGTAGATTTGTTTCCCTTTACATGAGAGAATATCCGTTGCCCATAAGGGTATCATATAAGGGAAGAGTGTTTAGAAATGTTGATTTGAATAAGGGATTGAAATCAGAAAAATATCAGGTTGGTTGTGAACTTTTTGGTGTAAAGGAGTTTTTAGGTGATACGGAAATCTTATTTATGGCGTATAATTCGATTAAAAATCTGGGAATAGATGATTTTAAAATTATCATAGGGGATAGTTTTTTAGTTAATGAGATTTTGAAGCATTTTAATAACAATGAATATATTCTCAAATGTTTAAAGCAAAAAAGTATAAATGGATTAAAAGAGTTAAAGAATAAAAATGTAATTGATGAAAATGATTATGATTTTTTGATTAGTTTGATAAAATCTTTTGGTGATAGAGAAGTTGTTAAAAGTTTGGTTCAAAATAAAGATATACCAGCACCTTTTATAAAAAGACTTGAATATGTAAATGAGCTTTTGGAAAACCTTGTACAGGCAGGTATTCCAGAGGATTGTATAGTTTTTGATGCCAGTGAAATGAGAGGTTTCGATTATTATACGGGGATAAATTTTGATATAATTTCCTCTTCAGGTGATATACTTTGTGGTGGCGGTAGATATGACAATCTGATGAACAAGTATGATTTTCCTCTGCAAGCCTGTGGTTTTGCCATAAATGTGGAGGAGTTATTAAGTTATCTCAAGTTTGAAGATGATGATTTGAGTTATGATTATCTTATTGTGGGAGAAGAAAGATTTTTTGAGGCATTAAAATTAAAACAAAAAGGATATAAAGTTATTTGGGTTTTAGAGGAAAATGAGGCAAATAAAATGCCTCAGTATTATAAGTTTGGAAAAATAATTAAGTGAGAGGTATGTTATGCCATGTAGTGTTGTGTTAGGTGCCCAATGGGGCGATGAAGGTAAAGGTAAAGTTGTTGATATTTATACTGCTGAAAGTGATGTAGTTGTAAGATACCAGGGTGGGCATAATGCAGGCCACACAGTGGTTATAAAGGGTGAGCAGTATATTTTACATCTAATACCATCTGGGATCATGCATGAGGATAAGGTTAATATTATTGGTAATGGTGTTGTCGTTGACCCTGAAGCTTTAATTCAAGAGATTGAGGATTTGAAATCAAAAGGGATAAATTTTGAAGGGAGATTTTTTCTAAGTAAGAGATGTCACCTAATTATGCCATATCATAAGCTTTTTGATAAGCATTCAGAGCAGAAAAAAGGTTCAAAAAAGATCGGTACCACTGGTAGAGGCATTGGTCCCACTTATGCTGACAAAATGGCAAGAGTAGGAATAAGGGTATGTGATCTGTTTGATGATGAAGTTTTGAAGGAAAAGATTTTTGAGAATGTGGAAGAGGTCAATAGCATTGCTGAAAAAATTTATGGACTTGAAAAACTGGATGCTAATAAAATTTATGACACGTATAAAAAGTATGGAGAATATTTGAAGCCTTACGTAGCTGAGACAAGTTATCTTATCAATAAGCTTTATGACGAAGGGAAAAAAATAATGATGGAGGGGGCCCAGGGGACGCTTCTTGATGTGGATCATGGGACTTATCCATTTGTGACTTCAAGTAATGCAACAGCTGGTGGAGCTTGCACCGGTACAGGTTTGTCTCCTGTTAAAATTAGTAAAGTTATTGGAGTTATGAAGGCTTATACCACAAGAGTTGGTAGCGGTCCATTCCCTACAGAACTTGAAGATGATATGGGTGAGAGACTTAGAAGAGTGGGTGGAGAATATGGAGCTACCACTGGAAGACCAAGAAGATGTGGTTGGCTTGATCTTGTGGCAGCGAAGTATTCTGTTATAATAAATGGGATAAGTTATATCGCACTTACCAAATTGGATGTGTTAAGTGGTTTGGAAAAAATAAAGGTGTGTGTAGGTTACAAATACGAAGATAAAATTTATGATACATTTCCTCCAGAACTAAAAATATTAGAAGGATGTGAGCCGGTTTATGAAGAGTTGGAGGGATGGTCTGAAGATATAACCAATGTGAAAAGTTATGATGACCTTCCAGTGAATGCGAAGAAGTATTTAGATTTTATTAAAGATTATCTTGGCATTGAGTACTCACTTGTTTCATTAGGAACTGATAGAGAGCAGACGATACTTGTTAACAATGTATTTTAATTAGCATTTCAAACTGTTAACTAGTTTGGATTAGAAGTTTTTTAGTTTTAGTAGTAAGGGTTGTAAAGGTATTAATGGGGGTATTAAGGGTAGTAAAGGTTGTAAGGGTTGAAGGAGTGATGCTTGAAACTTATTCCCTCAACCTTAACCTAAGCCTTAACCTTGAACGTTGAACGTTGAACCTTTCCTACCCCCCCCCTGCTACTTTTCCTCAACCTAAACTTAAACCTTAATTAAACCACAACCAGTTTTAGCTTTACTACCTTTTTTCTTTTGTTAATTTTTCCCAGGTGAATATCATTATTTCTATCTAAAATTACTTTGCAAAAAATAGTTGACAAAGAAAAACAATATTGCTATATACACATTCGCTTTGATGCTCCCCGGTAGCTCAATCGGCAGAGCGGGTGGCTGTTAACCACTAGGTTGGCGGTTCGAGTCCGTCCCGGGGAGCCATTTAAATTTCCAAACACATCCAAAGAAGTCCTAATATTTTATTATTACCAACGAATTATCTTCATATATTTGTATTGCAAAGTCCAGCGAAATCCATCTATATCCACTCTCAAAATGAGTAACGAAATGAGTAACAAAAATAGTTACTCATCTAATCGTAATATTATTAAACTAATAATGAAATTTCTTTTTTAAAACTTTGCATCCAAAATATCTCAATTTTACATTGACCATTTCCTTTATTGATTTTGTAAAAAATTAAAGGAGGTACAAATTATGAAAAAAATAACGGATGCAAAGATAAGATCACTAAAACCAAAAAGCAAAAATTATAGAATCAATGTTGCAGAAAGACTTTTTTTAGAAGTAAGAAAAAATGGAAAAAAATTTTGGCGGTATAGATATAAAAAAAATAATGGTAAGTATACAATGAAGTCATTGGGAGAATATCCTCATATTTTACTGGCTGATGCTAAGAAAAAAGCTGGTGAATTAACTGAAAGATTAGAAAAAGGCTTACCAATTGATGGTATTAACAGTTCATTTGGAAATTTGTTTTACGAATGGCTGGAAAAACAAGACTATGAGGAAACAACTAAAGAAAGTAAGATCAGAATATTTGAAAAAGATATTGCACCTTATCTTGGTAAAATTGATGTAAATGATATAACACCTCAATTGTTAATAGCCTGTTTTAAAAGAATTGAGAACCGTAAGGCATACGAAATAATCAAGAAAGCAAAAATAATTTGTAACAAAGTATTTGAATACGCCATAGCTTTGGGTATCACTGATAGAAATCCAGTATCCTTAATTGGCGGTGCTTTACCATCCCGTGCAGAGAGAAATTTTCCTGCAATCACTAACCCTACCGACCTCAAACGATTAATTGAACTAATTGATAATTATCATGGAACTTATATTGTAAAATTAGCTTTAAAATTTCTGTTGTATACTTTTGGGCGTCCGGGAATGGTTCGCTTTGTAGAATGGGATGAAATAGATTTTGAAAATAAAGTATGGAATGTCCCCGCTGAAAAGATGAAAGGTAGAAAAGGTAAAAAAAGACCGCATATTGTTCCATTATCAGATCAAGTTGTTGAAATTTTGAAAAAAGCTCATGCGATTTCCGGACATATTAGCAAATATGTTTTCCCATCACCTATAAACATGAATAAACCTTTAAGTGAGAATACACTTAACACTGCTTTAAGAAGAATGGGAATTTCCAATAAAGAATTGGTTAGCCACGGTTTTCGTCATATAGCATCAACCTTTTTACACGAAATGGGATTTCCATCTTTAGTTATTGAGAAGCAACTTGCTCACACTGATAAAAACAAAGTTCGTCAAGTATATAATAAAGCGGAATATTTAAGCATGAGAAAAGAATTAATGCAGTTTTGGGCAGATTATTTGGATGAACTTAAATTTTCTGACAGACCATTTATTAAAAGGATTAAAAATTCTTTCATATTGTCAAACAATATAGAAAAGGTGTACGTATCCGCATAAGCGGATACGTTCATGAAAAACAAATATTAATTTAGATAGCAGCACGAGGTGCTTCTTCAATAAGTTTTAAAATATCACTTGATTTCCAAAAACTGCTCCTACCAAGTTTAATAGGTGGTGGGAAAACACCTTTCTTAATACCTTCATACCATGTTGATTTTGAAACAGGAATAATCTTAAGTACTTCTGAAAGTTTTAAAAGTTTCTCTTGAAACATACTCCCCTCCTACAAAATTTTTTCCCCCTCAAAAAGAGAGGACAATAAGAGTAAGGAGAGGAGTCAATATAATTTTTAATAATTTCGGTGAAAAAAATGAAAATTTCTTGATAAAGTGATTAACTGAAAAAAGGCATGTATCAAAATTCTGACACATGCCTTAAGACAGTAATCAATTATTAAATCTGTACAGCCAACTGTATTTCGGAAAATGGGCTGGATAAAGTTTCTTCCTATTTACAATATAATCAATTACTTGATTATACTGTTTTTCTGTAAACTTAATTCTCTTTCCATCCCTATAACAATCAATTTTTTCCTCTTTTATTAGTTTGATGATATAAGACACAGACACTCCACAGGCATCAGCAACATCCCGTACCGTATAATATATTTTTATATCATAAGCTTTATTCCGTTTTCTTTGTAAAAAGATTTTCGCATCTTCATAAATCCAATCCCTTATTTTTATTGTTGATATAGGTGAATATTCAATTTTACAAAAGGTTTTCATATTACCTTTTTCGGGATAATATAAAGATGTTGGTGTTATCCCAAGTATTTTATCGATTACTTTGGTTATACCAAAAAGCAGTTTATCATTACTACAAAATGACAAATTCAAACTACCATTATGCATGTACCAACTGCCATCGCCATCGAGAACACCTCTGATGAAATGTTTATGTAAGTTGTCATCTTCTATATAGGGATAATTAGCATAGTAAGTTTTTCTTTCTCCACAACCGAGACATTGAAGATCGTGATAAAGATACCAGCTGTATACTCTTAATATATAAATACTTTTTTTGTTTTCAAAATGTGTTACTTTAATCGGATATTTAGAATCTATTAACTTAGAAATAAGCTTTACAAGATCTTCATCAGCAAGACCAATTCTAATATAGTAAGAAGTATTTGTTCTGCCAATACTTCCATCTGATAAAAATAATCCAAACAAATAAGCAGTTTTTTCATCTACAATTCCTTTTTGAAAAAAGAAATGGTTAATCTTATCCCTGTTAACAAATTGTTTCCTTCGAAAACCAGTTATTGATGTATAATCACCTAACTCCGGTAACGGCTTGGTAAATTCATATTTGGTAATATCAAATCTAAACTTCTTATAAGAAAAGGTTTTTCGATTAGCATCAATACGGCACTTTATAGAACAGTAGATATTCCTGCTATCTTTTTCTCTGTGTTTATAGTTATAAAAAGTTTTACCGCAATACTGACAGACATATTCTTTTCTTGCGTTTGACAACTCCGTATAAGGCACAATACCATGCCTTCTCATATTGCGTATTGTCATATCAATGCTAAGGCCAACAAGCTTAGCCACATCCTCAAGTTTTAACTTATTCATTTGTATGTAACCTTGAAAGGCTTTAACATCCCCTTCAAACTGATCTTTTACAAATAAAAATATTTTATCTTTATAATTTTTCATTACTTGCCTCCATATTGTTCAAATTAGCATTGACATTTGCATTATAATTCTAATAATTTGTTTATTCTTATTGTTACCCAGTCTCCATACTCAGGGCTATGAGGCATTAGCCGCATAGCCCTACACATTCTCCATAGTTGCAAGGTTTTCATATGCTTCTGCCAGATGAAGTAGAAGAAAATGAGCAAGTTCCTTTTTTCCCTCATCGTAAGCTTTCATAATGAAGCCAATGAGCTCATGAACTGTAAATGGCGATGTTATTTTCGTTACATTAAGTTCTGGTGTAGATACATAAAGCATAAATTTGTTTTCAGCAGTTTTTGCAAAATGCAGGTAGCCTTCATTATCAAGCTCCTCAAACAATAAAGTTTCAGGTCCCGTAAATGTTGCTTCCTTAAAAGAGTAACCCTTGATTTCAAATCCCAATTCTTTTTCTGTCATAGTTACCTCCTTTTTTTTGTTTTACATCCCAATTTATAGGGAGATAATAGCGCAATTAATGAGAACTGTCAATAAAAAATTGAAATTTTTAAATATAATTGTAAGATGAATATACAAATTAAGGGTTGTATAATGGGAAGACGGAAAAACTTTTTTACAGAAAAGTTGGAAGAAATAAAAAAACAGAAAATAAGCATTAAATTAAGCCCTGATGTATTATCAGAAATTAATGAACGATACACCCTTTATCAATTAGAAAAAGTATTTGGCAAAAAGATAGCTGCTCAACTTAAAAAAGGTGATGATTTAAATATCACATTAAAGACAATGTATAAGCTTTGCAGAATTATGAATTGGCCCTTTCCCAGCTGGTTTATTGTCAATGTCGAGACTGAAAATAAAGATTAATTGATATTACTGTTTTTTATTATTTTCTTTTATCTTCAATTAAAAATGGAACAGAAACACTACCTCACAGGTAGTGCTTTGTAATTTCAGGGCGGTTGTGTCCCAAGTCCTCAGATACAAGCTGTCTTGCTTCGTCAGGAGAGTACCCTTCGTTTATATATTCCATCAATCTGTTTTGGGCATAATTGTACCTGAAACCGTGGCTGGCATGATATTCTTCACCTATGATTTCACATGCCCTTTTTAAATCTTTAAGAAACTCCTGATAATCTACTTCAAAACCTACTTTTCCTTCATTTACA encodes:
- a CDS encoding adenylosuccinate synthase, coding for MPCSVVLGAQWGDEGKGKVVDIYTAESDVVVRYQGGHNAGHTVVIKGEQYILHLIPSGIMHEDKVNIIGNGVVVDPEALIQEIEDLKSKGINFEGRFFLSKRCHLIMPYHKLFDKHSEQKKGSKKIGTTGRGIGPTYADKMARVGIRVCDLFDDEVLKEKIFENVEEVNSIAEKIYGLEKLDANKIYDTYKKYGEYLKPYVAETSYLINKLYDEGKKIMMEGAQGTLLDVDHGTYPFVTSSNATAGGACTGTGLSPVKISKVIGVMKAYTTRVGSGPFPTELEDDMGERLRRVGGEYGATTGRPRRCGWLDLVAAKYSVIINGISYIALTKLDVLSGLEKIKVCVGYKYEDKIYDTFPPELKILEGCEPVYEELEGWSEDITNVKSYDDLPVNAKKYLDFIKDYLGIEYSLVSLGTDREQTILVNNVF
- a CDS encoding helix-turn-helix transcriptional regulator — its product is MFQEKLLKLSEVLKIIPVSKSTWYEGIKKGVFPPPIKLGRSSFWKSSDILKLIEEAPRAAI
- a CDS encoding ATP phosphoribosyltransferase regulatory subunit — encoded protein: MSLALKRAKKLNKIIEILSNIFEENGYTEIFLPLYEFYDVLKDVAWDFKDENIIRFIDRFSGKSMVLRPDFTPQVCRFVSLYMREYPLPIRVSYKGRVFRNVDLNKGLKSEKYQVGCELFGVKEFLGDTEILFMAYNSIKNLGIDDFKIIIGDSFLVNEILKHFNNNEYILKCLKQKSINGLKELKNKNVIDENDYDFLISLIKSFGDREVVKSLVQNKDIPAPFIKRLEYVNELLENLVQAGIPEDCIVFDASEMRGFDYYTGINFDIISSSGDILCGGGRYDNLMNKYDFPLQACGFAINVEELLSYLKFEDDDLSYDYLIVGEERFFEALKLKQKGYKVIWVLEENEANKMPQYYKFGKIIK
- a CDS encoding helix-turn-helix domain-containing protein — protein: MKNYKDKIFLFVKDQFEGDVKAFQGYIQMNKLKLEDVAKLVGLSIDMTIRNMRRHGIVPYTELSNARKEYVCQYCGKTFYNYKHREKDSRNIYCSIKCRIDANRKTFSYKKFRFDITKYEFTKPLPELGDYTSITGFRRKQFVNRDKINHFFFQKGIVDEKTAYLFGLFLSDGSIGRTNTSYYIRIGLADEDLVKLISKLIDSKYPIKVTHFENKKSIYILRVYSWYLYHDLQCLGCGERKTYYANYPYIEDDNLHKHFIRGVLDGDGSWYMHNGSLNLSFCSNDKLLFGITKVIDKILGITPTSLYYPEKGNMKTFCKIEYSPISTIKIRDWIYEDAKIFLQRKRNKAYDIKIYYTVRDVADACGVSVSYIIKLIKEEKIDCYRDGKRIKFTEKQYNQVIDYIVNRKKLYPAHFPKYSWLYRFNN
- a CDS encoding tyrosine-type recombinase/integrase, producing MKKITDAKIRSLKPKSKNYRINVAERLFLEVRKNGKKFWRYRYKKNNGKYTMKSLGEYPHILLADAKKKAGELTERLEKGLPIDGINSSFGNLFYEWLEKQDYEETTKESKIRIFEKDIAPYLGKIDVNDITPQLLIACFKRIENRKAYEIIKKAKIICNKVFEYAIALGITDRNPVSLIGGALPSRAERNFPAITNPTDLKRLIELIDNYHGTYIVKLALKFLLYTFGRPGMVRFVEWDEIDFENKVWNVPAEKMKGRKGKKRPHIVPLSDQVVEILKKAHAISGHISKYVFPSPINMNKPLSENTLNTALRRMGISNKELVSHGFRHIASTFLHEMGFPSLVIEKQLAHTDKNKVRQVYNKAEYLSMRKELMQFWADYLDELKFSDRPFIKRIKNSFILSNNIEKVYVSA